The following proteins are co-located in the Vigna unguiculata cultivar IT97K-499-35 chromosome 9, ASM411807v1, whole genome shotgun sequence genome:
- the LOC114164770 gene encoding dnaJ homolog subfamily B member 1, whose protein sequence is MGMDYYNILKVNRNASDEDLKKAYKRLARIWHPDKNPVNKSEAEAKFKRISEAYDVLSDPQKRQIYDLYGEEALKSGQFPPPPQSSSSSSRVFNRHNPPASSFRFNPRNAEDIYAEFFGPDEVGSSRRDAFFRTSNGVPGFGAAAPRKAAAVENALPCSLEDLYKGVKKKMKISRNVYDAFGKSRYVEEILTIEIKPGWKKGTKITFPEKGNQEPGVVPADLTFVIDEKPHALYRRDGNDLVINQEITLLEALTGKTLDLTTLDGRSLVLPLTDIVKPGAEVVVPDEGMPISKEPGKKGNLRVKLDVKYPSRLTPEQKSDLRRVLGGIS, encoded by the exons ATGGGCATGGACTACTACAACATACTCAAAGTGAATCGCAACGCCAGCGACGAGGATTTGAAGAAAGCGTACAAGCGGCTAGCCCGCATATGGCACCCCGACAAGAACCCCGTCAACAAGAGTGAGGCGGAGGCCAAATTCAAACGAATCTCCGAAGCCTATGATGTCCTCAGTGACCCTCAGAAGCGCCAGATCTACGATCTCTACGGCGAGGAGGCTCTCAAATCCGGCCAGTTTCCGCCGCCGCCGCagtcttcctcctcctcctcccgcGTCTTTAACCGCCACAACCCCCCTGCTTCCTCTTTCCGCTTCAACCCCCGAAACGCCGAAGACATCTACGCTGAGTTCTTCGGCCCGGACGAAGTCGGCTCCTCACGCCGCGACGCCTTCTTCCGGACCTCCAACGGTGTCCCCGGGTTCGGCGCCGCCGCCCCGAGGAAGGCAGCCGCGGTCGAGAATGCGCTGCCTTGCAGCTTGGAGGACCTCTACAAAGGCGtcaagaagaaaatgaagatctCCAGGAACGTCTACGACGCTTTTGG CAAATCACGATATGTGGAAGAGATTTTGACTATTGAGATAAAACCTGGCTGgaagaaaggaacaaagatTACCTTCCCAGAGAAGGGTAACCAGGAGCCTGGTGTGGTCCCAGCAGATCTAACTTTTGTGATAGATGAGAAACCGCATGCTCTTTATAGAAGGGATGGCAATGATTTGGTGATCAACCAGGAGATAACCCTTCTTGAGGCCCTTACAGGTAAAACGTTGGACCTTACTACCTTGGATGGAAGGAGTCTGGTCTTACCATTGACAGATATTGTCAAACCTGGTGCCGAGGTTGTTGTCCCTGATGAAGGAATGCCTATATCAAAAGAGCCTGGGAAGAAGGGGAATCTGAGAGTTAAGCTTGACGTCAAGTATCCTTCAAGGCTAACTCCAGAGCAGAAGTCTGATCTGAGGAGAGTGTTAGGTGGAATCTCATGA